The Apodemus sylvaticus chromosome 22, mApoSyl1.1, whole genome shotgun sequence genome includes a region encoding these proteins:
- the Rnf34 gene encoding E3 ubiquitin-protein ligase RNF34 isoform X1 — protein MKAGATSMWASCCGLLNEVMGTGAVRGQQAGFPGSTGPFRFAPSSDFPTYPPAATEGPNIVCKACGLSFSVFRKKHVCCDCKKDFCSLCSVSQESLRRCSTCHLLQETAFQRPQLMRLKVKDLRQYLLLRNIPTDTCREKEDLVDLVLCHRGLGSGDDLDSSSLNSSRSQTSSFFTQSLFSNYTPPSAAASSFQGELMDRDGAFRSEVLAQVQSEIASANTDDDDDDDDDDDDDDDDEDDDDEQEEEEQNPGLSKKKVRASLSDLSSLEEVEGMSVRQLKEILARNFVNYSGCCEKWELVEKVNRLYKENEENQKSYGERMQLQDEEDDSLCRICMDAVIDCVLLECGHMVTCTKCGKRMSECPICRQYVVRAVHVFKS, from the exons GCGGGTGCTACTTCTATGTGGGCTTCATGCTGTGGGCTGCTGAATGAAGTCATGGGGACTGGAGCTGTCCGAGGCCAGCAGGCAGGATTTCCAGGAAGCACTGGCCCATTCAGATTTGCACCGAGCTCTGacttccccacctacccaccagCAGCTACTGAAGGACCCAATATAGTTTGCAAAGCCTGTGGACTTTCATTTTCAGTCTTTAGAAAGAAG CATGTCTGCTGTGACTGCAAGAAGGACTTCTGCTCCCTTTGCTCGGTCTCACAAGAAAGCCTCCGCAGATGCTCTACCTGTCACCTCCTCCAAGAGACAGCCTTCCAGCGTCCTCAGTTGATGCGGCTAAAAGTGAAGGACCTGCGGCAGTACCTCCTCCTCAGAAACATACCAACCGACACTTGTCGTGAGAAGGAAGACTTGGTGGATCTAGTACTGTGCCATCGTGGACTAGGCTCGGGGGATGACCTGGACTCAAGTAGCCTCAATTCCTCAAGGTCCCAGACTTCTAGTTTTTTTACACAATCCCTTTTTTCAAATTATACACCCCCTTCTGCTGCTGCGTCCTCCTTCCAGGGAGAGCTCATGGACAGAGACGGCGCCTTCAGGTCAGAAGTCCTGGCACAG GTACAAAGTGAAATAGCTTCAGCAAacacagatgatgatgatgatgacgatgatgatgacgacgacgacgacgatgatgaagatgatgatgatgaacaagaagaggaggaacag AACCCTGGGCTCTCTAAGAAGAAAGTGAGAGCTTCCCTGTCTGACCTGTCAAGCCTTGAAGAGGTAGAAGGGATGAGCGTGCGCCAGCTGAAGGAAATCCTGGCTCGGAACTTTGTCAACTACTCTGGCTGTTGTGAAAAATGGGAGCTGGTAGAGAAAGTCAACCGGCTGTacaaagagaatgaagaaaaccAGAAGTCAT ATGGTGAGCGGATGCAACTTCAGGATGAGGAAGATGACAGCCTGTGCCGAATCTGCATGGATGCAGTCATTGACTGTGTCCTGCTGGAGTGTGGGCACATGGTCACCTGCACCAAGTGTGGCAAGCGCATGAGTGAGTGTCCCATCTGCAGGCAGTATGTGGTTCGAGCTGTGCATGTTTTTAAGTCATGA
- the Rnf34 gene encoding E3 ubiquitin-protein ligase RNF34 isoform X2, with protein sequence MKHVCCDCKKDFCSLCSVSQESLRRCSTCHLLQETAFQRPQLMRLKVKDLRQYLLLRNIPTDTCREKEDLVDLVLCHRGLGSGDDLDSSSLNSSRSQTSSFFTQSLFSNYTPPSAAASSFQGELMDRDGAFRSEVLAQVQSEIASANTDDDDDDDDDDDDDDDDEDDDDEQEEEEQNPGLSKKKVRASLSDLSSLEEVEGMSVRQLKEILARNFVNYSGCCEKWELVEKVNRLYKENEENQKSYGERMQLQDEEDDSLCRICMDAVIDCVLLECGHMVTCTKCGKRMSECPICRQYVVRAVHVFKS encoded by the exons CATGTCTGCTGTGACTGCAAGAAGGACTTCTGCTCCCTTTGCTCGGTCTCACAAGAAAGCCTCCGCAGATGCTCTACCTGTCACCTCCTCCAAGAGACAGCCTTCCAGCGTCCTCAGTTGATGCGGCTAAAAGTGAAGGACCTGCGGCAGTACCTCCTCCTCAGAAACATACCAACCGACACTTGTCGTGAGAAGGAAGACTTGGTGGATCTAGTACTGTGCCATCGTGGACTAGGCTCGGGGGATGACCTGGACTCAAGTAGCCTCAATTCCTCAAGGTCCCAGACTTCTAGTTTTTTTACACAATCCCTTTTTTCAAATTATACACCCCCTTCTGCTGCTGCGTCCTCCTTCCAGGGAGAGCTCATGGACAGAGACGGCGCCTTCAGGTCAGAAGTCCTGGCACAG GTACAAAGTGAAATAGCTTCAGCAAacacagatgatgatgatgatgacgatgatgatgacgacgacgacgacgatgatgaagatgatgatgatgaacaagaagaggaggaacag AACCCTGGGCTCTCTAAGAAGAAAGTGAGAGCTTCCCTGTCTGACCTGTCAAGCCTTGAAGAGGTAGAAGGGATGAGCGTGCGCCAGCTGAAGGAAATCCTGGCTCGGAACTTTGTCAACTACTCTGGCTGTTGTGAAAAATGGGAGCTGGTAGAGAAAGTCAACCGGCTGTacaaagagaatgaagaaaaccAGAAGTCAT ATGGTGAGCGGATGCAACTTCAGGATGAGGAAGATGACAGCCTGTGCCGAATCTGCATGGATGCAGTCATTGACTGTGTCCTGCTGGAGTGTGGGCACATGGTCACCTGCACCAAGTGTGGCAAGCGCATGAGTGAGTGTCCCATCTGCAGGCAGTATGTGGTTCGAGCTGTGCATGTTTTTAAGTCATGA